In Mastomys coucha isolate ucsf_1 unplaced genomic scaffold, UCSF_Mcou_1 pScaffold20, whole genome shotgun sequence, one DNA window encodes the following:
- the Bhlhe41 gene encoding class E basic helix-loop-helix protein 41 produces the protein MDEGIPHLQERQLLEHRDFLGLDYSSLYMCKPKRSLKRDDTKDTYKLPHRLIEKKRRDRINECIAQLKDLLPEHLKLTTLGHLEKAVVLELTLKHLKALTALTEQQHQKIIALQNGERSLKSPVQADLDAFHSGFQTCAKEVLQYLARFESWTPREPRCAQLVSHLHAVATQLLTPQVPPGRGPGRAPCSAGAAAASGPERVARCVPVIQRTQPGTEPEHDTDTDSGYGGEAEQGRAAVKQEPPGDPSPAPKRPKLEARGALLGPEPALLGSLVALGGGAPFAQPAAAPFCLPFYLLSPSAAYVQPWLDKSGLDKYLYPAAAAPFPLLYPGIPAAAAAAAAAAFPCLSSVLSPPPEKAGAAAGGAPFLAHEVAPPGPLRPQHAQSRTHLPRAVNPESSQEDATQPAKDAP, from the exons ATGGACGAAGGAATCCCTCATTTGCAAGAGAGACAGTTACTGGAACATAGGGATTTTCTAGG ACTGGACTATTCctctttgtatatgtgtaaacCCAAAAGGAGCTTGAAGCGAGACGACACCAAG GATACCTACAAATTACCGCACAGattaatagaaaagaagagaCGAGACCGAATTAATGAATGCATTGCTCAGCTGAAAGATTTACTGCCTGAACATCTGAAACTGACA ACACTGGGGCATCTGGAGAAAGCAGTAGTCTTGGAATTAACTTTAAAGCACTTAAAAGCGCTAACAGCCTTAACGGAGCAGCAGCATCAGAAGATAATTGCTTTACAGAATG GGGAGCGCTCTCTGAAATCGCCGGTCCAGGCCGACTTGGATGCGTTCCACTCGGGGTTTCAAACCTGCGCCAAAGAAGTCTTGCAATACCTCGCGCGCTTTGAGAGCTGGACGCCCAGGGAGCCGCGCTGCGCACAGCTCGTCAGCCACCTGCACGCCGTGGCCACCCAGCTCCTGACGCCACAGGTGCCACCCGGCAGGGGCCCTGGGCGCGCGCCCTGCAGCGCGGGGGCTGCGGCCGCCTCGGGTCCCGAGCGCGTCGCCCGCTGCGTGCCGGTCATCCAGCGGACTCAGCCCGGCACGGAGCCCGAGCACGACACGGACACCGACAGCGGCTACGGAGGCGAGGCGGAGCAGGGCCGCGCCGCCGTTAAGCAGGAGCCACCCGGGGACCCGTCGCCTGCGCCCAAGAGGCCGAAGCTAGAGGCGCGCGGCGCGCTCCTGGGCCCGGAGCCCGCGCTGCTCGGCTCGCTCGTGGCGCTGGGCGGGGGCGCGCCCTTCGCGCAGCCCGCCGCCGCGCCCTTCTGCCTGCCCTTCTACCTGCTGTCGCCGTCCGCCGCCTACGTACAGCCCTGGCTAGACAAGAGCGGTCTGGACAAGTATCTGTACCCCGCGGCGGCCGCGCCCTTCCCGCTGCTGTATCCGGGCATTCccgccgcggccgccgccgctgctgccgccgcttTCCCTTGCTTGTCGTCCGTGCTGTCGCCACCACCGGAGAAGGCAGGAGCGGCCGCCGGTGGTGCCCCGTTCCTAGCGCACGAGGTGGCGCCCCCGGGGCCGCTGCGCCCCCAGCACGCGCAAAGCCGCACCCACCTGCCGCGCGCCGTGAACCCGGAGAGCTCTCAGGAAGATGCCACGCAGCCAGCCAAGGATGCCCCCTGA